AAAAGGGGAACGGTTCATCCGTGTTGATGCCATTCTCTTTTGCCACTTTTTCGATGTGGCTTTCCAAGTCTTCATAGGTGGAAACCTCTTTGGGAATGGAATGGCTTGTCCACTCATTGACCGAGGCATAGACCAGCAGTGTTGCCTTATGGTCAAATGAATGATCGAGAGTCAGATTTTGCCCTTCAGCCGAGGTGATGTAAGGTTCGCCATCGAGAATGAGAATTTCTCCTTTCAAATTCTCCACCGCCCCGAGGGCGTAGAGATGCGCTTCATCCCGAAAGTCAGCCAAATTAGCTTGAGCGGAAATATCACCCTTGTGCATCATGTTCTTGAGTGCACCATGGTAACCGACTGTATAGGTATCGTCGGCATCGGGAGCAGTGGAACAGCCACTCAAAGCGAATATCAGAAGTAATAGGAATGGGTATTTCATGGCAATTGAGTTATAGCTCAATAGTAAGAACTACTTTCTAAAGTACAAGGAGGTTCTCAAAATGTATTTCACGAAAAGCAGGGACAGAATAGCCGGAAAGAACCCTTTAAACAGACTGAATGCCCCCGCATCCCAGTCTGCCAATGGTGTTTTGCTCACGACTCTAAAAATCAACTCACCATAAGGTTGTGACTCAAAGAAAAAAGAATTCATCATGTTTACACCCAGGTGAAAACCCAAACCCAACATAATCGATTTGCTCTTGGAAAAGGTATATGCCCATACATATCCGGTAAACCCCGTGGTAATGACAACGAATAGAGTAAGGATGTTGCCGCCACCTGCTATACCATAGGAGAACACATGATACACGCCAAAGCACAAGGCCGAAATGAAGATAGCCCATGAGCTGCCCAACCTCTTGATGAGTATATAGAGTATGGCTCCTCTAAACACCAAATCCTCCGTCAAAGCCGACCTGAGATGATAAACGAACGCATCAAAAATGGATGGGTAGTGAATATCAGTTTGCCATTGCCAATCCACATTTAGAACGATGGTTTCCACATAGATATTGACCAATGTAATAGCCATTATAAAAACCAAACCCATTCCGAATTGAATCATCCCCTTACCAATGGGAAAAACTCCTAGCACCGAGAGATTCTCTTTGGCAAGAAAATGCAAGAGCACCCAAGAGGCCAGCGTTATAACCAATAACCCCAACATAACAGATCGAATATGAATTGAAAACCTAAGCCGCTTTGGGCGTTAAAAAAGGAATAGAGAGCGGGTAGTAGCACGAAGCGGACTCCAAGGCCGACAGTGCATTTTTAATGCTCACTACGATACTGAACAGAACGACTGCACCCGTCCCGAAGAAGTTGATACCCGGGAAAGGAAAAAACAGCAATAACGAAACGATCACTAGCAGGGTCATGGTGCAATGAAAATTGATCACTGCCCGACCGTGTGCATCGTAAACTTTATTGTCTTCCGCCTTGCTGATCCATATCACCAGCGGAAACAAAATATTGGTAAGCGGAAGGATGAATCCGAAAAAGGGTGATACATGCAATAGCATCATCCACTTTCGCTGCACCGGTTCTTCTTTGGGATTGTCGAGAACCATTAAATCGTCGACCTCCACCCCTAGTCCGGCTGCCAGTAGTTTGACCGTTTGCAGATGCGGTTGAACGTCGCCTTTTTCTATCCGCTGAATGGTGCGCACACCTACCGTTGTTTTGTCTGAAAGTTCTTCTTGTGTATACCCCTTTTGCTTTCGATGAAAGACTAGGTTTTCGCTAATTGACGTTGTTTTCATTTGTCGTGTTTTGTTGGGGTCAAATCTAGCGTTGATCTCAGGTAATTAGCACGTCATTTAAATGTCACCTATATGGCATTTGCAGTAAATATAGGGGTTTGGGGCTGTGTCGGGACAAATCTACACAAGATGAAGATTGAAGAAAACTGCACACCATCAATGCAATTCCAGGCACATCCTAAGGAGAAAATGCGGGCCAAAACCAAATCCTAGTGATGATGATCATCCAAGTGTTGCTGCAAAAGATCCTTGCCGTAGTCATTGCCGTTGGGGGTTCTCACAACGGTATGCACATGCTTTTTGTCTGCTATCGTCCCTTCTAAGAAGATGGGCTTTTGATGATCAAACTCAATCAGCACTACCGGGCTGTGAACCCTGTAGTAAAACGGCCCTGCACCTTCCGCATCGCCTACCCAAGAAAAGTACGTTTCGTTTAAGTGAGTGCGTATCTCTTCCATTCTGATTTCGGCGTGACCTGCCTTTATATTGCCAATGTATTCAAAAACCAATTCTTCGAGAATTTGCCGTTGAGAATCATTAAGCCCCGACAGTTGCAACCCTTTGTAAGGCACGTTCATGTTATCGCTAAAAGCGCCAGCTTGCAGGTAATTATACTCTTTCTTATTAAAGAGTGTGGCCTCCGCTCTCTGCTCCTCATTCAATGAATGGTAGAACTTTAGTCCCAATCTTTCTTCGTGCTCAAAAGTGCGTGTGCCTTGGTTAGCGCCGTCGGCAATGAAGTTGGGCTCTGAGCCCATAAAGGTAGGTGTCATCACGATTTGATCCCCTAGAATGAAGTAGTTGATCACCAAATGGTGCCCATCGATTTGCCAGCCCCAAGGCTCCGTTTCAGAAGGCGAACCCATAAAGGAAAACCAGTAAAGGTCAGGACCTAAAAGGTCGGTCTCGCCCGTTAGCCTTGCCAAGTAAGCCTCCATCTTCATAATGTCCTGCGTCTTATTGAATCCTTTAGCACTCAAGCTTTCTTTCAGGATCTGAAAAACCAATGCCTTTTGTGTCTCCGAAAGATCGGTCAATCCCACCCCTTTCCTTTCGTAGTAATCTATGTTCGACCACCTTCTCCACTCTCGGTCATCTATGGGAAAAGTGCAATTCTCACGCAGCTCGGGCGTCAAGGAAGCCAGGAATTCCTCAACCGCATTCTTTATCGGTGATGTGCTCACATTAGTCTTGCGGATGGAATACAAATTTGACTCGACCACTCCCTGAGCGGTGACGCCCAAAAAGGGAGTACCCAGCGCTTTCTCTTCGGCTTTGGTATCTGCCCGCTCTACTTTAAGCATCGGTGAAGGATTGGCACGTCCAATGGCCAGTGCGGGAAGATCTCCCCATTTTACCAATGGCACTACTTGCTTTCCGGGAACGGGCTTGACCATTCGGTAGGCCGCCTCACCAATGTTTCCCTCATCAAAAGAAGTATAGCTATGCATAAACGTGTACTCAATAGGCACCGTATCTGTGATGGGCCAATCAAACGTAACCGAATAGATATCATTCCCTTCATTGGCCAAGGGCGTTATCTCCCAATTCAAGGGGCCTGACCCAACGATCCCAATCGTTGAAGAATCTTCTATGTCCATTATTACTTCCGACATATCGATTTGAAACGTTATTTCGATTTTCTGTTTGTTCTCCGATTGGCAAGCCAAAAGCATAGCAATACCCATTAGTGCAAGTACTTTTTTCATTTGATTATTCTAAATGTCTTATTAGGAAAAATGGCTTTCTCCGTACCGCCGGGTGGTATACCTTTCGGAGAGAAAATAGTTAACGCTAAGCTAAGAAACGTGTCCCGAAGGGCATGTATTCTTAGGTATTGTTGGCAGGCGTCATTATTTTTTTCAAGTCTAATGTCGTCAGGATATCGAGAATTTCATGTTTCAGTTCTCGACAAGTTTCAGACGGGTAGAATGTCAATCCAGCATACATCGAGTTTTGTTTTGGAACATGAAACCCAGTCTTGTCAGCACTTGTTATAGTTATTATCGCCAGCCCGCGAATAGTATCCTTAACGGACTGATAAATATCATTATCACCTTTTTCATATGATGGAGCATACCATCCATATTCATAAAAAACCGCTCCTTGTCCAGTTAAAAAACAACCTACATATCCAGGATCAGTTGGTTTTAAAACGACATGAATCCAATTATCAGGTGTCTCAAGTATCGCCCAGTCAGTTTTAATTTTCTGTTTTTCAGGCTTACCTGATCCTATGTATTCCGTCGCAAAAGTGGCTTCATAGTTTATATTTCCCAGCGCATATTCTAAAGTCCAATATGCAGCAATAATCACTATCGCAATGATCGAGATTATAGTAAGCGCCCTTTTGAGTTTTTTGTTTTTCATGAATGCTTGCCAACAATTATTTATCTCCAATAATTTAATGGCCCCACCTCCTTGAATAGTTCTATTTTCTCAGGAGGTCGTACCCAATCTCCATTACTGTTGCAATAGAATCTATATTCATAGATTGTTCTAAATGCTCTGTTGTAAGAATATTTGAATGTTGTTTGAATAGCCAAACTATCGGAAGTCATGTTCTCTTGTTCCTTTCGATAGCTGTCAAATTTATCTTTGACGCTTTGCTGAAAGCTCAACAAATCTGAAGATTCATCGACAAGGTAGCCCGATCTGGTGAGCAGCATATAGTACAAGAATACTTCATCACTTTCGATACTAAAGCTAGAGTCAAGGAATGCCTTCATAAACAGGCTATCTACCAGCTCCTTCGTTGTAGGTAAAATACTCCCATCCCTAGACATGTAGAGTGCACTGAAGTTAGAAGGTGGTGGAATATGATTAATTTTCATGCCCATGAATGAGCCATTGGGGAAAATCTCTTCCGTTTTTCTGTAGCCCCCGTATTTGTAGTAGGTTTGAAACTCATTCGAAGCCTCCCGAAATCGCTCTATTTCTGCCGAGTCTACCGGGAATATGTATCCGATAGATTCAACGCTCAACTGACCGAAGACAGTTCTGCTAAAAGAGAGTAGTGTTAGTAGTAGTAGAAAAGAGAATTTAAACATGATATGCCAACCTGTGTATTGATTCAATAATACACAAGTTTATTCGTGATATCTACCTTATCAGTGCCATTAACATTCGTTTGTAAAAGCATTTTAAAGTCTGCTTCCCATTTACCACTTCCCCCGCACGCCATGTGCACTGCGGTATTCGTGTTATTGCCGCAGGTCGTAGATCCTGCACGGCAGGGGTAGCAACTTAGCGACGAAGGAGGTCTCACCGAAGGTATACCGTGGGCTATGGATGGACATCTCGGGCCGCAATGGTTTCATCCATTTCCATAGCTTCCACAAATAGGAACTCCGTTTGTTGAAACCTACAGACATCAAGTAAACTATTGTTGAAAACTCCGTTTGGTTTTACCTTAGAATACGGAGCAGATCATTGTCGCTGTGTTTTAAGGTGGCCACATTCTTCATCTGATCCATTTTGCCGGGAAGGCCCGCAGCAAAATTATCTTCATCAAATTCCAAAAAGAGGCTATCGTTCGGGTAAATGGCGCCATAGCTATCAAAGGCGATGGGAAACACAGCCTCGCCCGAACCCAAAGCAGCAAAAATATCATCCTTAAAATACTGCTTCCAATGGTCTTGAATGATGACTATTTGCTCCTCGTTGTACGGTTCGAGCAATTCGCTTGACTGGACCTTTAGTTCATTGGTGCATCGAGTGAAGCTGCATATGACGGCAATGGCCATAATGCAGATGTGTCCTCTTTTAGAGAAATAGGAAAACATACTAATCGGGTTTTAGTGCCCTGAAAGTATGGAATTTCAGTGTATTGGGGATGAGGCTTCTTTCAGGGTAAAAAGGAGATGGAAAAGAAGGAAGATGATTTGAGTAAGTCCAATTGCCGAGTTGTGAGCTTCGAAATTAATATGGCTGCTCTGTTGTCGCTGCAGATGATTCCTATTTGCTAATTCTCACACTGGAGGTTTCCACTCCATTGCTAAGCCTAAGGATATAACTCCCCGAAGGAAGTGTGGCATCTAATACAAGGATTTTGTTTGTGACGTTTTGAGTCATTACCAATTTTCCCAAAACATCAAATACAGAAGCTTGCATTGCTTCATTACTGCTGGTTACAATGTTAATGGTACCATTGGTTACCGGATTTGGGTAAACGGAAAATTGCAATTGCTCCCGTTCGTTTATTGCTAAAAAAGATGGTTGACCAACATTCAGAGAGCCTAATGTACTAGCTAAAGGTCCAGTCCAAGTAAAATCATCATATGTACTTCCTATTCCATTTCCAGTAAGCTGCAATGAATGTCCAACTGGTGTTTCACCTGTTTCTTCAACACCAATATCTGTAGATGTAAGTCCGACAGCAGGTCCATTTGTTGCGGTTATGTTGCCTTCATAACTTAAAAACTGAATGACGTTCGCGAGGTTATCCACTAAGGCTAAGCCGTCCGGACTTCCGTTTTGAAGCCCGTTAACAGGAATACTAAAAGCTATGGCACCAATACCAGCCCCTTCATTTGAAATTGTTCCTGATAAGTTAATGGTATTATATAGAGAACCGCTGGCACCATTGTATAGAGCAACTGACCATCCTGCTAGGTCTGTTCCAGGTATGCCAGCAATTTCAATAGCTTCTAATGTGTCAGAATCAATATTGTCGTAATGAATTTCATTAATGAATATGGACTGGGCTGACAAACTAAATGAAGCAACTAATGCAAACAGAAGGGTGAAGTTATTTTTCATGATAGAATGATTATTTGGTTATTCTCACACTAGAGCTTCCCGCTCCAGTGCTAAGTGTAAGGATATACGTTCCGGCAGGAAGGTAAGAATCTAAGGCGAGCGTTTCCTTCTGCGGACCTTTGGTTCGTTTTTCTGACTGCACGAGCGATTGTACCAACCTGCCCGACACATCGTACAAATCAATGCTTATGGTTTCGGAAGTGCTCAAGGTGTACTCTA
This genomic window from Cryomorphaceae bacterium 1068 contains:
- a CDS encoding acetolactate decarboxylase, producing MKYPFLLLLIFALSGCSTAPDADDTYTVGYHGALKNMMHKGDISAQANLADFRDEAHLYALGAVENLKGEILILDGEPYITSAEGQNLTLDHSFDHKATLLVYASVNEWTSHSIPKEVSTYEDLESHIEKVAKENGINTDEPFPFLINGMAETADWHVINWKDGDTEHSHEKHIKSGAYGTLSNQEVEILGFYSRSHHAIFTHHTTNMHLHVRATDNSTLGHLDGLALSPGMTLKLPTVK
- a CDS encoding DUF3500 domain-containing protein; this translates as MKKVLALMGIAMLLACQSENKQKIEITFQIDMSEVIMDIEDSSTIGIVGSGPLNWEITPLANEGNDIYSVTFDWPITDTVPIEYTFMHSYTSFDEGNIGEAAYRMVKPVPGKQVVPLVKWGDLPALAIGRANPSPMLKVERADTKAEEKALGTPFLGVTAQGVVESNLYSIRKTNVSTSPIKNAVEEFLASLTPELRENCTFPIDDREWRRWSNIDYYERKGVGLTDLSETQKALVFQILKESLSAKGFNKTQDIMKMEAYLARLTGETDLLGPDLYWFSFMGSPSETEPWGWQIDGHHLVINYFILGDQIVMTPTFMGSEPNFIADGANQGTRTFEHEERLGLKFYHSLNEEQRAEATLFNKKEYNYLQAGAFSDNMNVPYKGLQLSGLNDSQRQILEELVFEYIGNIKAGHAEIRMEEIRTHLNETYFSWVGDAEGAGPFYYRVHSPVVLIEFDHQKPIFLEGTIADKKHVHTVVRTPNGNDYGKDLLQQHLDDHHH
- a CDS encoding CPBP family intramembrane metalloprotease, whose amino-acid sequence is MLGLLVITLASWVLLHFLAKENLSVLGVFPIGKGMIQFGMGLVFIMAITLVNIYVETIVLNVDWQWQTDIHYPSIFDAFVYHLRSALTEDLVFRGAILYILIKRLGSSWAIFISALCFGVYHVFSYGIAGGGNILTLFVVITTGFTGYVWAYTFSKSKSIMLGLGFHLGVNMMNSFFFESQPYGELIFRVVSKTPLADWDAGAFSLFKGFFPAILSLLFVKYILRTSLYFRK
- a CDS encoding T9SS type A sorting domain-containing protein translates to MKNNFTLLFALVASFSLSAQSIFINEIHYDNIDSDTLEAIEIAGIPGTDLAGWSVALYNGASGSLYNTINLSGTISNEGAGIGAIAFSIPVNGLQNGSPDGLALVDNLANVIQFLSYEGNITATNGPAVGLTSTDIGVEETGETPVGHSLQLTGNGIGSTYDDFTWTGPLASTLGSLNVGQPSFLAINEREQLQFSVYPNPVTNGTINIVTSSNEAMQASVFDVLGKLVMTQNVTNKILVLDATLPSGSYILRLSNGVETSSVRISK
- a CDS encoding helix-turn-helix domain-containing protein, with the translated sequence MKTTSISENLVFHRKQKGYTQEELSDKTTVGVRTIQRIEKGDVQPHLQTVKLLAAGLGVEVDDLMVLDNPKEEPVQRKWMMLLHVSPFFGFILPLTNILFPLVIWISKAEDNKVYDAHGRAVINFHCTMTLLVIVSLLLFFPFPGINFFGTGAVVLFSIVVSIKNALSALESASCYYPLSIPFLTPKAA